A single genomic interval of Odontesthes bonariensis isolate fOdoBon6 chromosome 3, fOdoBon6.hap1, whole genome shotgun sequence harbors:
- the LOC142377306 gene encoding uncharacterized protein LOC142377306, translated as MSNSGTKEPSPQPSTAQSPDEPQRRGRGRPRKQQQEPVGPPTPKRPRGRPKGSKNKGPKTALKKVEPVGERRPRGRPRKWPQKVVPEVTEEQQGPSEEAEEGPSSSQVPEQEEGE; from the exons ATGAGTAACAGTGGGACCAAAGAGCCGTCTCCTCAGCCAAGCACTGCCCAGTCACCCGATGAGCCTCAGCGCAGGGGCAGGGGTCGACCACGGAAACAGCAACAG GAGCCTGTTGGACCACCGACTCCAAAGCGACCGAGAGGACGACCAAAAGGCAGCAAGAACAAAGGCCCCAAAACTGCACTGAAG AAAGTAGAGCCTGTTGGGGAGAGACGACCACGAGGGAGACCGAGGAAATGG CCCCAGAAAGTTGTTCCAGAAGTGACTGAAGAGCAGCAG GGCCCTTCAGAGGAGGCTGAAGAGGGCCCCTCGTCATCTCAGGTCCCTGAGCAGGAGGAAGGGGAGTAG